Sequence from the Sphingobacteriaceae bacterium GW460-11-11-14-LB5 genome:
AAACCAAAGCACATATTTTTGTAACTATTCCAGGTGGGATGAACGAGTTACAGTTTTTAGAGACGGTATTAAAGGATTATAATCACCTTACGGCTAATATGAGTGTTTAGCTAAAAAACATTTTATGTAAGTAGCTGATCATTACAAAATTACCGATTACGAGAACCAATATTCTAAAGATAAGAGGACCTTTTTTGATCTGAAGTTTATACAATAAGCCAGCTGAGATAAATAAAAACAACAGCGGGATGGTAGGTGGATAAAGCGACCAGCTTTTTGATAAATCGCCTTGAAGCAGAGCGATAAAAGATCTTTGAAAGCCACAACCCGGACAATCGATTCCTGTTAATGCTTTAAATGGGCAGGTAATTAAATGATTTTGCAGCCAATCAACCAGGTTGATCGAGCTGCAAAATATAAATATGATAAACATCCTTGAATTAAACTACCGGAGGAGGCGTATCGTTTGGATTATCTTGATTACCGAATGGTTTGTTAAACGGATTATTCGGGTTATTGAACGGGTTGTTACCAAAACCGCCATTTTGTGCTTCTGCTGCCGATGGGCCTAAATATTTAGCATCGCCAAAGCCAAGCATTGGCCAAAATACAAAAGCCAATAGAATTAGTCCTACAGTATATCCCTCTGATTTGCCAAAACTTTTGCTCATTAGATTTATAAGCCAAATCGCAAAAACAGGAGCTGAACAAGGGATTAGTAACCATAAAATCCAGATCATTGGTTTACCTACAATTTCAATCATCACAATTTCTCTGTAAATAGGTATAATACAAGCCCAACCTGGTTTACCCGCTTTTTCGAAGGTTTTCCACATTCCTGCTAGAGTAATTACAATCAGGATGAGATAAAAAATTATAGCTCCTGCACCAATACCTGCGGCTATTCCGCTTGATTCATACTCATTCATAATTTAACTGTTTTTAAGGTGATTAATTTAAATAGTTAAACTAAAATAAATTTTTTAATTTAAAAACAGCATAAACAAACGTTTAATTATTTCAACACATTGGCCACTTTTGGTAATAAAGCAGTTGCCCATTCTGTGTACATTTTTCCACTTGGATGCAATCCATCGCTTGCCACTAAAGACAGATCGGTTGCTGCATTTCGGGAAGCCGGTGTAATGTTAGTGTAGCTTACGCCAGCTGAAAGCGCGATTTCCTGGTTTGCGGCGTTAAAGCTATCAATTTCATTAGCAATGCTTTGTGTACTTCGTCCGGAGTTTTTGCCAAAAGGTGTAGCACCCCAATCTGGAATAGAAACTACAAAAACCTTACTCTTGTTGCCTCCGGCAAAAGCGATTGCGGTCTGTAACAATTCTGTGAACTCCTTTTTGTAAGTGCTGATGGGGTAAGCCCGGTATTGATTGTTTACACCAATTAAAAGTGTAACAAAGCTATAGGTGCCAGTTAAATTCTCTTTTTTTATACCGTTCTGTAGTTCATCGGTAGTCCAGCCGGTAACGGCAATAATTTTTGGATTTGCCACATTGCTGCCCTGAGCTTTTAATAAAGCCTGAAGCTGATAAGGGAAAGATTCTGTCTGTTTAACCGATTCACCAATGGTATAAGAATCGCCAAGTGCCAGATAAGTAAAACTATCTTCCCCATTTGGTGAAGTTGTTGTTCGATCGCTAACGGGTTCAATAGGCATGGGCTGTTGTTTTGTACAGCCCGAAGTTAAGAAAGAAAATAAAATGGCGCTTAATAAAATCTTCATAGTGTAATCTACGAAGTAACATTCGGCTTAGTTTTATTTTAGTGCAGTAATCAGTTTTTGTCTGAAAGTAGAATCGGTAATAATACTACCCTCAAAAATTCCAAAATCACCTTCTATCATTAATTTTTCTTTTTCAGTAAGGTTGTTAAAGAAAAATGCACAGGCTAAATTCGATCCCTTTTTTTCTGTTGCATAAAAAGCATCTGTTAAAATAAATGCTGTTGATCCGCCTTTTTGCCCTAAGTGTTTAAAAACAGCCTTGTTGCCTGGGTTCACCATAGGCCATTCCATCAGCTGGTCCAGGATATTTTGAATTTCGGGTTTGAAGTAATTCCTGCTGTTAATCTTTTGCATTATATTTCCGTAATCGGCAGTAGTTGAGGCTACCAATCTATCTGACCATATTTTTTGTATTCTGTGTGGTAAATTTATGGAGCTAAAAGTTTTGATAAATGTTGAATCTGTTTTTAATTTGATGTGATTGGTTTCGCACAGTTTCCGATATTCATCCATTGGAATGGCCTCCAATTGAGCGATCCATTTTTCTTCGTCGATGTTTGCAGGCCTAAGACAGGTCATCAGCGCCCCAGCGGTAAAATAGTAATGGGGGCTATGTTGCCGTAGTTTTAGTGTTTTGATATTACGGTTTATATTTGCTAATCCCAATAAATCTTGAAGATATTCTGTATTGGCATTCGAGCTAAACCTGATCATGCCCTGGGCAACCTGTAATAAAGAAACACTATCTCCTTTTTTCTTTTTTAACGATTTCAGCCACTGAATATGTGCCCCTCCATCAGTAAATGGAATATAGTATTTGTTGAGCTCGCTTATTGCTATATTTTGATTTGCTTTAAATTTTTTAGCCGCAACCTGATTAGAAAATTCAATGGCAATCATGGTTTTGGCAGCACTCGCCAAGGGCATCAATTGATTGCTGTTATAATTGAGTACTTCCTTGCCATTCTCAATGAGTACAATCGATGCTTTTTTTGGGTTATCCTTAATGAATTTGATTATTTCATCCAGGTTTTGTGCTGAAACATGAGTTGTAATGAGCACTAAGATGAAGATAGCAATGAGCCTGATCATTAAATAAGCTTCATTTTAAAGAGTTCGGCAATATGATTCCTTAATTTCTCTTTTACTTCTTCCATATCGAGATCGTAACCGAGTTCTTTTGCTAAAGAAGTTACGGCTTTATCATCAATGCCGCAGGGCACAATATTTTTAAAGTAATCTAAATCTACATTTACATTAAAGGCGAAACCGTGCATGGTAACCCAGCGGCTGCAACGTACGCCCATCGCGCATATTTTGCGTGCCTTTTCGTTATCGGCATCTAACCAAACACCGGTAAAACCAGGATAACGGCCCGCTGCTATCCCGTAATCCTTCAAAGTAAGGATAACGGCTTCCTCCAGGGTACGTAAATATAAATGGATATCAGTAAAGAAATTATCGAGATCGAGAATAGGGTAGCCCACTAGCTGCCCCGGACCATGATAGGTAATATCACCACCCCGGTTTATCTTGTAGTAAGTTGCCTGTTTATCTTTTAATCCCTGCTCATCTAATAATAAATTTTCGGGATGCCCGCTTTTACCTAAAGTGTACACGTGTGGGTGCTCGCAAAATACCAGATGGTTTGGGGTAGGTTTATGGGTATTGTTTACACGGTTTTCTGTTTTAATGGCTACCGTTTTATTGAGTAAATCTTCCTGTTTATCCCAGGCTTCCTGATAGTCTGTTAAGCCCCAATCTGTAAAAGTAGTTGGCACTAAACCTGTCGCAATTGCTTTTTCCACTGTCTCGTTCATCTCCATTTATGTTAAGAATTGCTGGCTACATAGCCTAACATGTAACTGTCTTTTGTTTTAAAATAATTAACGGTAAGCTCTCGTGTACCTGTTGGCAATTCTACCAACGCATTTAATGAGCCTTCGTTTTTTAGCTTAAAAGGTTTAATATGGATATGCTGTTTAAATTCCAAACCTTTTTTTCCGTGCCACTTATAAATGGCCTCTTTGGCACACCAGGCTACGTATAAGCCATCCGTATTATCTCCGATCTGTTTTTGGGCCAGCTCTACATCGCTTAAAAACTTGTGCTTAATGCTTTTTATTTTGTGCTTAATGAGTTCAATATCAACGCCAACAGGATGTTCTTTACTAATCATTACAGCAGCATAATCATAAGAATGGCTTAACGAAATATGATAGTCGAAATTAACCAGATAGGGTTTGCCATGTTCATCAAACTGACAATCGATATACTCAGTGGTATTCAGCATGGTTCTCAAGAGCAGTCTGGTGCTTAACCAATGCAGCAGGCGCTTGCCGCTGTTTAACGACGAAATAATATCATGTTCATGCTGCTTAAGCTGCAGCCCGGCCAACAACTCTTCTTCCGTTTCTTCAATTTTCCAAATTGCTAAAACAGCATCCTGATCAATATTTTTATTGTAAATTATTGGCATTGATTAAATTGGAGATTACATGCAAAATTATCTTAAATAAATGATAATTTAGGCCAAAAATACGTATAAAAATGATATTATCTGATAGCAGGATATTAGAAGAAATTGAGAAGGGAACAATCATCATTGAGCCTTTTAAACGCGAATGTTTAGGAACCAACTCGTATGATGTTCATTTGGGGAAATACCTGGCTACCTATAAAAGCCGCGTGCTTGATGCAAAGGCACACAACGAAATCGAACATTTCGAAATTCCTAAGGATGGATATATCCTTCATCCGGGTACGCTATACCTGGGTGTTACCGTAGAATATACCGAAACGCATGGGCATGTACCTTTTTTAGAAGGTAAAAGCAGTACCGGTCGTTTGGGTATTGATATTCATGCAACAGCAGGTAAAGGTGATGTTGGTTTTTGTAATACCTGGACATTAGAAATATCGGTAGCGCAACCGGTAAAAATTTATGCCGGAATGCCTATTGGCCAATTGATTTATTTTGTTGTTGAAGGTAAGATCGAAACGATGTACAATTCGAAAGGTAACGCTAAGTACAACAATAAAACCACCAGGCCGGTAGAAAGCATGATGTGGAAGAATAAGTTTTAATGATTGGTTAACTGGTTAACGGTTTTTGTAATTGTTAAATTGTTAAGATTGCTGAATTGTAAACTGCCAATTTCTCCATTTAAACACATGTTAATTTTTTTGGAAAGGGCCCCTGCAATGGACAGGGGGTATAATCGAGGATTTGTTATTCCGGGTACTAAACATTGTTCCTAAACGCGATTAAAGCGAACACTTAGTGAAACGAAGTAAAGCGGAAAGCGGGGCTGATGATGCCAGGTGATCAGAACCCCTCATTTCCAAATCACCCTGCCCTGAAAGAATGTTTTTTTGAAAATGAAAGGCAATATGTTGTGGCTGTCGGGGTTATTAACAACGGACACCAAATGCTCAGAATCCTTTCATTTCCGAACCCATATCGATTAAGCTGTATTTTGCTTTCAACTAAGGATTTAGAAGTCAGACTAAATTTCATGGTATCTTCATAAAAATATGCCTTAGGTTTTGTACCTTGACGCGTATTTATTTGTTACTTAACCACATGAAACTCAAAATTACTCTCGCAATCACTTTTTTATCTCTGCTTGTTGTTTTCGCCGCATTTAAAATGGATGATGATCCGTTTAGTCAGCTTTTACAAAAACTCGAAGATTACACCAGTAAATATCCACAGGAAAAAGTCCACCTTCATTTAGATAAGCCCTATTATGCCATCGGCGACGATATTTGGTTCAAAGCTTATGTTGTAAATACCAAAACTTCGGCGCCTTCAGGCATCAGTAAGATCCTGTATGTAGAGCTGATCAATGAAAAAGATTCGCTAAAAAAGCTGGTTAAATTACCCATTATGGGAGGGATTACCTGGGGTGATTTTAAGTTAACAGATTCACTGGGAGAGGGTAATTATAGAATTAGGGCCTATACCAATTACATGCGGAATTTTGGCACTGAATTCTTTTACGATAAGACCATTAAGATTGGAAATAGCTGGGCTAACAAAGTTTTTACAAAAACTTCTTACAGTTTTACGAAAGAGAACAATGCAGATAAAGTAACGGCAACAGTTCATTTTGAAGATAAAAATGGAGTGGCTTACAGTGAGAATGAGGTAAGTTATGAAGTTCAGTTAGATTATCGTACCGTTACCAAGGGTAAAGTTAAAACAAGTTTAACAGGTGATGCGGTAATTAGCTTCACCAATAATCAATCTTTCCAGAATAAATCGGGGAAGATTATTGCGACCATTGCGCTGGATAATAAACAAAAAGTAATCAAATCTATCCCAATCACTTCCACTTCTAATAATGTTGATGTACAGTTTATGCCGGAAGGGGGAACGCTTGTTGAAGAATTGCCTCAAAAAGTTGCCATTAAGGCCGTTAATGCTGATGGCCGTGGTGAAGATGTAGAAGGAAGCATAATTGATGACGCGGGAAATGAAGTAACCAGCTTTGCAACCAATTATTTAGGTATGGGTAACTTTGTGTTTAACAATCAGACCGGGAAATCATATTCTGCAAAAGTTAAATTCAAAGACGGATCGGAAAAAACGGTGAAATTACCTGTAGCGGTTAAAAGTGGTTATGCACTTTCTGTAAATGCCTTAGATACAGGTAAGGTGGTGGTTAAAATTATGGCCAGTACCGATCTTGTGAATAGCGATGAACTAAAAGTTGTTGCGCAGCATGG
This genomic interval carries:
- a CDS encoding lysophospholipase; amino-acid sequence: MKILLSAILFSFLTSGCTKQQPMPIEPVSDRTTTSPNGEDSFTYLALGDSYTIGESVKQTESFPYQLQALLKAQGSNVANPKIIAVTGWTTDELQNGIKKENLTGTYSFVTLLIGVNNQYRAYPISTYKKEFTELLQTAIAFAGGNKSKVFVVSIPDWGATPFGKNSGRSTQSIANEIDSFNAANQEIALSAGVSYTNITPASRNAATDLSLVASDGLHPSGKMYTEWATALLPKVANVLK
- a CDS encoding lipoyl(octanoyl) transferase, which encodes MNETVEKAIATGLVPTTFTDWGLTDYQEAWDKQEDLLNKTVAIKTENRVNNTHKPTPNHLVFCEHPHVYTLGKSGHPENLLLDEQGLKDKQATYYKINRGGDITYHGPGQLVGYPILDLDNFFTDIHLYLRTLEEAVILTLKDYGIAAGRYPGFTGVWLDADNEKARKICAMGVRCSRWVTMHGFAFNVNVDLDYFKNIVPCGIDDKAVTSLAKELGYDLDMEEVKEKLRNHIAELFKMKLI
- a CDS encoding 4'-phosphopantetheinyl transferase, whose translation is MPIIYNKNIDQDAVLAIWKIEETEEELLAGLQLKQHEHDIISSLNSGKRLLHWLSTRLLLRTMLNTTEYIDCQFDEHGKPYLVNFDYHISLSHSYDYAAVMISKEHPVGVDIELIKHKIKSIKHKFLSDVELAQKQIGDNTDGLYVAWCAKEAIYKWHGKKGLEFKQHIHIKPFKLKNEGSLNALVELPTGTRELTVNYFKTKDSYMLGYVASNS
- a CDS encoding dCTP deaminase, whose product is MILSDSRILEEIEKGTIIIEPFKRECLGTNSYDVHLGKYLATYKSRVLDAKAHNEIEHFEIPKDGYILHPGTLYLGVTVEYTETHGHVPFLEGKSSTGRLGIDIHATAGKGDVGFCNTWTLEISVAQPVKIYAGMPIGQLIYFVVEGKIETMYNSKGNAKYNNKTTRPVESMMWKNKF